One genomic segment of Fervidobacterium pennivorans includes these proteins:
- a CDS encoding ABC transporter substrate-binding protein translates to MKKVFLVLLVLIAAIGFAKTITLEFWTLSLSPTFDEYLKAMIADFEKNNPGIKINWLDIPYASAVQKLTAAIAAGQGPDVVNLNTTWAVDFAIQGAILPIDNLIPPVTIKQYWEKLWNATVVNGKAYAFPWYASIPILMYNKDLFKKAGLDPNKPPKTWDEVLEYSRIIRAKLDIYGFEPNIIAIDELLLEGVPIVTPDGKKAAFNTPEAVARLEWFQKAYRENLMPRSLGGYGEGREFYQQGKIVMYPAGLTMLKHIEVNSPNIFKVTDVAPHPVGKAGIIKVSLMNLVIPVTCKYPKEAAKFAAHVTSPKWQIEFSKYATVSPSTVQGLETSEYFRQRVKAGDLNAKAMYMASLSMKNAVDLNAPSVIGVPASKLPDVRKVLQDYWMKAIKGELTAKEALSLAEKEVNAILAK, encoded by the coding sequence ATGAAAAAGGTATTTTTGGTGCTGTTGGTTCTTATCGCTGCAATTGGTTTTGCTAAAACTATCACGTTGGAATTCTGGACACTTTCTTTAAGTCCAACGTTTGACGAATACTTAAAAGCGATGATTGCTGATTTTGAAAAAAACAATCCTGGTATTAAAATCAATTGGCTTGATATACCTTATGCTTCAGCAGTTCAAAAGTTAACAGCGGCTATTGCGGCTGGGCAAGGTCCTGATGTTGTGAACTTGAACACAACTTGGGCTGTTGACTTTGCAATTCAAGGTGCAATATTGCCCATAGATAATTTAATTCCTCCAGTCACCATTAAACAATACTGGGAAAAGCTTTGGAACGCAACAGTAGTAAATGGTAAAGCTTATGCGTTTCCGTGGTATGCATCCATCCCGATATTAATGTACAATAAAGACTTGTTCAAAAAGGCAGGGCTCGATCCAAATAAACCTCCAAAGACTTGGGATGAAGTTTTGGAGTATTCGAGAATTATAAGGGCTAAATTGGATATATACGGTTTCGAGCCAAATATAATCGCTATTGATGAACTTCTCTTGGAAGGTGTTCCTATAGTAACACCAGACGGCAAAAAGGCAGCTTTCAACACCCCAGAAGCGGTTGCCCGACTGGAATGGTTCCAAAAAGCATACAGAGAGAATTTGATGCCAAGGTCGCTTGGCGGTTATGGTGAAGGTAGAGAGTTCTATCAGCAAGGTAAGATAGTTATGTATCCAGCAGGGTTGACAATGCTAAAACACATAGAAGTTAATAGTCCGAATATATTCAAGGTTACGGATGTGGCACCACACCCCGTTGGAAAAGCTGGGATAATAAAGGTCTCATTGATGAACCTTGTGATTCCCGTTACTTGCAAATATCCAAAGGAAGCGGCAAAATTTGCTGCTCATGTAACTTCACCGAAATGGCAGATAGAGTTTAGTAAGTATGCTACAGTATCACCTTCAACCGTGCAAGGCTTGGAAACAAGTGAATATTTCAGACAAAGAGTTAAAGCAGGCGACCTTAACGCTAAAGCTATGTACATGGCAAGTCTTTCCATGAAAAATGCAGTAGATCTTAATGCTCCAAGTGTTATAGGTGTTCCAGCTAGTAAACTCCCAGATGTCAGAAAGGTTCTTCAGGACTATTGGATGAAGGCAATTAAAGGCGAACTTACAGCAAAAGAAGCGCTGAGCTTGGCCGAAAAAGAAGTCAATGCAATATTAGCAAAATAA
- a CDS encoding alpha-mannosidase, producing MYRKRQIECSRFYKLLDELMPYCVVKVEELSWKHNTKSINLPYEWNDMSYPAVFSTEFQIKPSENSHVCYLRGWFGGESLVRIDGKPFGEINEYHREVNLTQFCDGEKHEIIVETMPRGLFGTKSEPVFSEGFLIFYDADMLGAVRFFRNVVEVVQESADEGLATFLIDSLDKCLHTIEIPRDTENYLHGLNRNESAKHIVSSVWEPPIIPTLYRMWRKDVRESLLNAYKELISKLLNASIRFPMIGKVYLAGHAHIDYAWLWPVEETKRKIVRTFANAVQLAKRYKDFVFIQSSAQMYEDLKESYPELFEQIKDLVNKGQWEPVGGMWVESDCNIPSVESLIRQFYYGQKFFEEHFGRFSKVAWLPDVFGFSWVLPQVLKESGIEFFVTTKLNWNESNDFPYDICKWRGIDGTEVVYYNYKNLEEGYNGRISAKSIINTWQNFRQKELTDKVFLTFGYGDGGGGPTEEMCENYYALKEIPGIPDVEYSTTENFFEKLKEDFSAENLPTWDNELYLELHRGTLTSQSRTKRLHKIAEEYLRITEILNALYDGELQQEIDKLWKILLRNEFHDILPGSAIHEVYETTNNELSYIISRCKELQESIVSGNKASSSGYITLFNTSSFEQGIEFELERSLELDFNGKPLRKVCTYDGKYFYKLIGDDVFIEPLGFATLNVDNLDNVRNPNESIPSNNTTFMISRNERGYHVENMHLKVDIFNDGSLQIYNKHLRKSAFKGKGNLMALYKDVPAYWDNWDIDYRSRFSEKILKADDVFVVEDNELRKVLKATYSVGGSVVEQFFIIGNDNEEVVIRTLVDWHQRRTVLKVKFLTNVLSRIAKFDIDGGYIERATHRNTNFEKARFEVLAHRWVDISQYDFGVSIINDGKYGHSVEGSNIELTVLKAGIYPDFYDDEGKQEFSYAIYLHGACDVKDIVQRADKFNKRIIVFEGLLSQPKNLLDIKSDNFKVLSYRKIGEKKIVRICEQVGSSGELEVVPKFLFSKAYLTDILENAKKDLEVCGGSVKIEYEPFKIYTLVIE from the coding sequence ATGTACAGAAAAAGACAAATCGAATGCTCAAGATTTTACAAACTACTTGATGAGCTGATGCCGTATTGTGTGGTCAAGGTTGAAGAACTGAGTTGGAAACACAACACGAAATCAATAAATCTTCCTTATGAGTGGAATGATATGAGCTATCCTGCAGTTTTCTCAACGGAATTTCAGATAAAACCATCAGAGAATTCCCATGTGTGTTACTTGCGTGGTTGGTTTGGTGGAGAATCTCTTGTTAGAATTGATGGAAAACCTTTTGGAGAGATAAACGAATACCACAGAGAAGTAAACCTAACTCAATTTTGCGATGGTGAGAAGCACGAAATAATTGTTGAAACAATGCCAAGGGGGCTTTTCGGAACCAAATCGGAACCCGTATTTAGTGAGGGCTTTTTAATTTTCTACGATGCCGATATGTTAGGAGCAGTAAGATTTTTTAGAAACGTTGTCGAAGTAGTACAAGAAAGTGCGGATGAAGGTCTGGCTACGTTCTTAATAGACTCGTTAGACAAATGTCTACATACCATAGAGATTCCTCGTGACACGGAAAACTACTTACACGGACTAAATAGAAATGAGTCAGCTAAACACATAGTCTCTAGCGTTTGGGAACCACCTATAATTCCAACGTTGTACCGAATGTGGCGAAAAGACGTTAGGGAATCTCTGTTAAATGCTTACAAAGAGTTAATTTCAAAGCTTTTGAATGCATCGATAAGATTTCCCATGATAGGAAAGGTTTACTTAGCTGGGCACGCACATATCGATTATGCTTGGCTTTGGCCTGTTGAGGAAACTAAACGAAAGATCGTCAGAACATTTGCAAATGCTGTTCAACTGGCGAAAAGATACAAAGATTTTGTATTTATTCAGTCGTCTGCTCAGATGTATGAAGACTTGAAGGAAAGTTATCCAGAACTTTTTGAGCAAATAAAGGATTTAGTAAACAAGGGTCAGTGGGAACCAGTTGGAGGTATGTGGGTTGAGTCGGATTGCAATATCCCAAGCGTAGAGTCTCTTATCAGACAGTTCTACTACGGTCAGAAGTTCTTTGAAGAGCATTTTGGAAGGTTTTCAAAAGTGGCTTGGTTGCCTGATGTATTTGGATTTTCATGGGTGTTACCCCAGGTTTTGAAAGAATCAGGAATAGAATTTTTTGTGACGACAAAACTCAATTGGAATGAATCGAATGATTTCCCTTACGACATATGCAAATGGCGTGGGATTGATGGGACTGAGGTAGTCTATTACAATTACAAGAACTTAGAGGAAGGTTATAATGGAAGAATTAGTGCAAAGTCAATCATAAACACTTGGCAGAATTTTCGCCAGAAGGAACTGACCGACAAGGTCTTCTTAACGTTTGGTTACGGTGATGGTGGTGGTGGACCTACGGAAGAAATGTGTGAGAATTACTATGCTCTGAAGGAGATTCCTGGGATACCAGATGTAGAGTACTCGACAACGGAGAATTTCTTTGAAAAACTGAAAGAAGATTTTTCTGCCGAGAATTTGCCAACATGGGACAATGAACTTTATTTGGAACTCCATCGTGGTACGCTGACTTCACAAAGCAGGACAAAACGTTTGCACAAAATTGCTGAAGAATACTTAAGAATTACTGAGATCTTGAATGCTTTATACGATGGTGAGTTGCAACAAGAGATTGACAAGCTATGGAAAATACTGCTTCGGAATGAGTTTCACGACATTCTCCCAGGTTCTGCAATACACGAGGTCTACGAGACAACTAATAACGAGCTGAGTTATATTATCTCACGCTGTAAAGAACTTCAGGAAAGCATAGTTTCTGGAAATAAAGCATCATCCAGTGGATACATTACACTTTTCAATACCTCTTCTTTTGAGCAAGGAATTGAATTTGAATTAGAAAGGAGTCTGGAGCTCGATTTCAACGGTAAGCCTTTAAGAAAGGTTTGTACGTACGACGGTAAGTATTTTTACAAGCTGATTGGTGACGACGTGTTTATTGAACCTTTGGGATTTGCAACGCTGAATGTTGATAACCTTGATAATGTCAGAAATCCTAATGAATCAATTCCATCTAACAACACGACGTTCATGATTTCAAGGAACGAAAGGGGCTATCATGTAGAAAATATGCATCTGAAGGTTGATATATTCAACGACGGTTCTTTGCAAATTTACAACAAACATCTAAGAAAATCCGCATTTAAGGGGAAAGGCAATTTGATGGCTTTGTACAAGGATGTTCCGGCTTACTGGGACAACTGGGATATAGATTATCGTTCTCGTTTTTCTGAAAAGATTTTGAAAGCAGACGACGTTTTTGTAGTTGAGGATAATGAGCTGAGGAAAGTTTTGAAAGCAACGTACAGCGTTGGAGGTTCAGTAGTTGAGCAATTCTTTATCATTGGAAATGATAACGAAGAGGTCGTTATACGAACGCTTGTGGATTGGCACCAAAGAAGGACTGTACTGAAAGTGAAATTCCTAACAAACGTACTTTCCAGAATTGCCAAATTTGATATCGATGGAGGATACATTGAAAGGGCTACGCATAGGAATACGAACTTTGAAAAAGCACGTTTTGAGGTGTTGGCGCACAGATGGGTAGATATTTCACAGTACGACTTTGGTGTATCGATAATAAACGATGGTAAATACGGTCATTCGGTTGAAGGTTCGAATATAGAGCTAACGGTCCTAAAGGCAGGAATATATCCCGATTTTTACGATGATGAAGGAAAACAAGAATTTTCCTACGCTATATATCTTCATGGAGCTTGCGATGTCAAGGATATCGTCCAGAGAGCGGACAAATTCAATAAGCGAATAATTGTGTTTGAAGGTTTGCTAAGTCAACCGAAGAATTTGTTAGATATTAAGTCAGATAACTTCAAAGTGCTTTCTTACAGAAAAATAGGCGAGAAGAAAATTGTAAGGATATGCGAGCAAGTTGGCTCATCAGGTGAATTAGAAGTAGTTCCGAAGTTTCTTTTCTCTAAAGCATACCTAACAGATATTTTGGAAAACGCGAAAAAGGATTTGGAAGTGTGTGGTGGGAGTGTCAAGATTGAGTATGAACCTTTCAAGATTTATACCTTGGTGATTGAATAA
- a CDS encoding aldo/keto reductase translates to MEYRKVGKWGLRISEVSLGTWLTFGSQLDLKATREVVRYAVSSGINFIDTAEAYANGIAESILGIILKEYKREDLVVSTKIFWGGDGPNDKGLSRKHLLEGIWNSLKRLQLDYVDIVYCHRPDPEVPMEEVVWTMDQILRSGLAFYWGTSEWSAEEIEKAHQVAKELNCIPPVVEQPQYNLIFKDRVEKEYAPIYEKYGMGLTTWSPLASGVLTGKYLEGIPQGSRLDRWPWLKQVMEERGIFGEETTNKIKRLKQIADNLGVTMSQLSIAWCLKNPHVSSVILGVSSLEQLKENIKAVEVKDKITDEIYRELSSLF, encoded by the coding sequence ATGGAGTACAGAAAAGTAGGCAAGTGGGGTTTGAGAATCAGCGAGGTTTCACTTGGAACATGGCTAACATTTGGTAGTCAACTGGATCTTAAAGCAACACGAGAAGTAGTTAGATACGCGGTCTCAAGCGGAATAAATTTTATCGACACCGCCGAAGCGTATGCAAATGGAATTGCTGAATCTATACTTGGGATAATACTAAAAGAGTACAAAAGAGAAGATTTAGTTGTTTCCACAAAAATTTTCTGGGGTGGAGATGGTCCAAATGACAAAGGACTTTCCAGAAAGCATCTACTAGAAGGTATTTGGAATTCTTTGAAGAGATTGCAGCTGGATTACGTAGATATAGTGTACTGCCACAGACCGGATCCAGAAGTTCCAATGGAAGAGGTTGTCTGGACAATGGATCAGATTTTGCGAAGTGGTCTTGCGTTTTACTGGGGCACAAGCGAATGGAGTGCTGAAGAAATAGAGAAAGCACATCAGGTTGCAAAAGAACTTAATTGCATACCACCAGTTGTTGAACAACCTCAGTACAACCTTATATTCAAAGATAGAGTCGAGAAAGAATACGCCCCAATTTACGAAAAATACGGAATGGGACTGACCACGTGGAGCCCACTTGCTTCAGGTGTACTTACCGGTAAGTATTTGGAGGGTATCCCGCAAGGTTCAAGACTTGACAGGTGGCCATGGCTAAAACAAGTCATGGAGGAACGCGGCATTTTTGGTGAAGAAACAACGAATAAGATTAAGAGACTCAAACAAATCGCTGACAACCTCGGTGTTACAATGTCTCAGCTCTCCATAGCTTGGTGTCTCAAAAATCCGCACGTAAGTAGTGTGATACTCGGTGTGAGCTCACTTGAGCAACTTAAAGAAAATATAAAAGCTGTAGAAGTTAAAGATAAGATAACTGATGAAATTTACAGAGAACTCTCGTCACTATTTTAA
- a CDS encoding carbohydrate ABC transporter permease produces MRARKRQTIIIAVLFLFVPLTLLCIFTYYPIIRGIILSFSDYNMFTKKTTWVGLRNYKEIFQNKYFYEALRNIFKYLIVVPLIQFTAILTAVLVNQDIPGIKFFRTLFYVPVITGSVIVSMTWRWIYNVDGLLNSFLLSTGVIKEPIMWLTDERFALYSVMFVTFWRGIGYYMVIYLAGLQNIPSELYEAARIDGANARQILARITLPLLRPTMLFCFTISSLAALKVFEEVFLMTQGGSGTTTMMYLIYDYAFVRFKFGLSTATSVVFAGILIVFTAINFKFFGPKR; encoded by the coding sequence TTGCGAGCAAGGAAGAGACAAACGATTATAATTGCTGTACTTTTTCTCTTCGTGCCTTTGACTCTTTTGTGTATATTTACCTATTATCCAATAATAAGAGGAATAATACTATCTTTTAGCGACTATAATATGTTTACTAAGAAGACAACCTGGGTAGGTTTGAGAAACTATAAAGAAATATTTCAAAACAAATACTTTTACGAAGCACTTCGAAATATCTTTAAATACCTGATCGTGGTTCCTCTTATACAGTTTACCGCAATACTTACAGCTGTACTTGTAAATCAAGACATTCCTGGAATCAAATTCTTTCGAACTCTTTTCTATGTTCCGGTGATAACTGGGTCAGTTATTGTTAGTATGACTTGGCGCTGGATCTACAACGTTGATGGCTTATTAAACAGTTTTCTGCTGTCCACAGGTGTAATAAAAGAACCAATTATGTGGTTAACTGACGAACGGTTCGCACTCTATAGTGTTATGTTTGTAACGTTTTGGAGGGGTATTGGTTACTACATGGTCATTTACCTCGCAGGTCTTCAAAATATACCAAGTGAGCTGTACGAAGCAGCAAGAATAGACGGAGCAAATGCTAGGCAGATTCTAGCAAGAATCACATTACCGCTTCTCAGACCTACCATGTTGTTCTGCTTCACGATTTCCAGCTTGGCTGCTCTTAAGGTATTTGAAGAAGTGTTCCTAATGACTCAAGGTGGTTCCGGAACAACAACGATGATGTATTTGATTTACGATTACGCTTTTGTCAGATTTAAATTTGGACTTTCGACCGCAACCTCCGTGGTTTTCGCAGGTATTCTAATAGTATTCACAGCTATCAATTTCAAATTCTTTGGACCAAAGAGGTGA
- a CDS encoding carbohydrate ABC transporter permease, whose product MTMKKIIRVILSYIILIALGIFFTFPFIWVLSTSFKGPGENLFTWPPKFIPQNPTLENYVTVFRKVPMIRYFLNTIIITSLGVIFQVILAALAAYPLARLEWKGKDLVFKFILLPLLIPMEGALIVNFITILKMGLYDRYLAVVLPSAVSIFGIFLMRQHYLSVPAELEDAARIDGCNEFQVFWKITFPLVRPATAALAIFAFTAYWNSLLWPLIVLRTPTKYPIQVGLSQLSSTFEPNFRTASAAMVIAMIPILTFFYLTQRYFIEGYKGAIIE is encoded by the coding sequence ATGACAATGAAAAAAATAATTAGAGTAATTCTTAGTTATATCATTCTGATAGCTTTAGGTATATTTTTCACCTTCCCATTCATTTGGGTACTATCAACGTCATTTAAAGGTCCAGGTGAGAATCTGTTTACTTGGCCGCCAAAATTTATACCGCAAAATCCAACGTTAGAAAACTACGTAACCGTATTTCGGAAAGTTCCGATGATAAGATACTTTCTGAATACGATAATCATAACCTCCTTGGGTGTGATTTTTCAAGTCATTTTAGCAGCACTCGCTGCTTATCCCCTAGCACGACTTGAGTGGAAGGGGAAAGACCTTGTCTTTAAGTTCATCCTTCTTCCCCTTTTAATACCTATGGAAGGCGCTCTAATCGTTAACTTTATTACTATATTGAAAATGGGGTTGTATGACAGGTACTTGGCCGTTGTTCTTCCAAGTGCTGTATCAATTTTTGGTATATTTCTAATGCGACAACATTATCTGTCAGTACCAGCAGAACTTGAGGATGCTGCAAGAATTGATGGGTGTAATGAATTCCAAGTCTTTTGGAAGATAACATTTCCATTAGTTAGACCAGCAACTGCTGCCCTTGCAATATTTGCTTTCACTGCATATTGGAACTCCCTGCTCTGGCCACTCATCGTTCTCAGAACACCTACGAAGTATCCTATCCAAGTAGGATTGTCTCAGCTGAGTAGTACGTTCGAACCCAACTTCAGAACTGCATCAGCTGCGATGGTCATTGCAATGATACCTATTTTAACATTCTTCTACCTTACTCAGAGATACTTCATAGAAGGTTACAAGGGCGCAATAATTGAGTAA
- a CDS encoding N-acetylmannosamine-6-phosphate 2-epimerase: protein MAKIQRGIILSVQLEPTDPITDPCFVLSMAKIAESVGAVAIRTNGREHVKILKGKINIPIIGLVKNRAYEAYITPTFEDVKEVVSAGCDVVAIDCTRRKRPVSVEDLFSMVRTRFPHVEIIADIADEFDAERVLPLKPDYLATTLSGYTDYTKNVKLPNIELVKRLSSFSPVPVIAEGGYSNEEEITQALIAGAYAVVVGTAITRPWIMLSKLVETFRSTNGSRSEKR from the coding sequence TTGGCAAAAATACAACGTGGGATTATCTTGAGTGTTCAATTGGAACCTACAGATCCCATTACGGACCCATGCTTTGTCCTAAGCATGGCGAAAATTGCTGAAAGCGTAGGAGCGGTAGCTATAAGAACCAATGGTAGGGAGCACGTCAAAATTTTGAAGGGAAAAATAAATATTCCCATTATAGGCTTGGTTAAGAACAGGGCGTATGAAGCATATATAACTCCAACTTTTGAGGACGTCAAAGAAGTAGTAAGCGCTGGTTGTGATGTAGTAGCTATAGATTGCACCCGTCGCAAGCGCCCTGTTTCTGTAGAAGATTTATTCAGCATGGTGAGAACTAGGTTTCCCCATGTAGAGATTATAGCTGATATAGCAGATGAATTTGATGCAGAACGAGTTCTACCTTTAAAGCCGGACTATCTGGCAACAACCCTCAGCGGATATACGGACTATACAAAAAACGTTAAACTGCCAAATATAGAGCTTGTAAAAAGGTTATCTTCGTTTTCTCCAGTTCCTGTAATTGCTGAAGGTGGTTATTCAAATGAAGAAGAGATTACACAAGCACTTATTGCTGGTGCGTACGCAGTTGTTGTTGGAACAGCAATAACAAGACCATGGATAATGTTGTCCAAACTCGTCGAAACATTCAGGAGTACCAATGGCTCGAGGAGTGAAAAGAGATGA
- a CDS encoding family 10 glycosylhydrolase, translated as MQVIVDEAKKLGMEVHAWCWIYAVASGGIKTPFMDAHPEWIEKDKYGSIFSKNNTAWLSHANPEVRDYLINTLLEVIQKYDVDGINLDYIRYDGDEFGYDEFAVKRFKEETGIDPFTIEKYSKESVIWQMWREENVNTFVREFYSKAKKIKNNLVISAAVYPTLSGARMEKKQNWEYWVKSGYLDLLIPMDYRNSAEDLKILFDMQSEYKKDVYLCPGLQLISLDEPKKVIDQIALTNNYFKSGFVLFSVSHIKKFSNDYEYFRVVMSKHAVTPFKGIDVLLDSFADTLMDDISIFTENDSLKEDINFIFSEFEKIKKSSNYADLVEKISNGIFTISDNVKDPTLALSAIDSLSWMLEITYPAANKLKPKSSFIPQKPKEMVVVENIVPIPKLEVKQGKATLSRNLEEWKDAETSGQFLMYDTGQRADVSSYAKIMYDDENLYVLFVCKEPDFSSVKVVSGPRDTRTYLGDSVEVFILKDERTNSYYHFVVGFDGTIYDELGYDSKWNGDIVATTWREIDAWYVEIKINMNYLGISLKDTSELKANFCRNRWKGNIPFYYTWSVTYGSFHTPERFGKLIFQRK; from the coding sequence TTGCAGGTTATAGTTGACGAAGCCAAGAAACTAGGGATGGAGGTTCATGCGTGGTGTTGGATCTACGCTGTTGCGTCCGGAGGTATCAAAACTCCGTTCATGGATGCTCATCCAGAGTGGATTGAGAAGGACAAATATGGTAGTATCTTTTCAAAAAACAACACCGCATGGTTATCGCATGCAAATCCAGAAGTAAGAGACTACCTTATTAACACTTTGCTGGAAGTGATACAAAAATACGACGTAGACGGTATAAATCTGGATTACATACGGTACGATGGTGATGAATTTGGATACGACGAATTCGCTGTGAAAAGGTTTAAAGAAGAGACAGGAATAGATCCATTTACCATTGAGAAGTACAGTAAAGAAAGCGTTATATGGCAAATGTGGCGTGAGGAGAACGTAAATACATTTGTGAGAGAATTCTACAGTAAAGCTAAGAAAATTAAAAACAACTTAGTCATCAGTGCGGCAGTATACCCAACACTTAGTGGTGCTCGCATGGAGAAAAAACAAAACTGGGAATACTGGGTAAAGAGTGGATATTTAGATCTTCTCATCCCAATGGATTACAGAAATTCGGCCGAAGATCTCAAGATACTCTTTGATATGCAGTCTGAGTATAAAAAAGATGTTTACCTTTGCCCTGGTTTGCAACTGATATCTTTGGACGAACCTAAGAAAGTCATCGATCAAATCGCCTTAACAAACAACTACTTCAAATCCGGATTTGTTCTGTTTTCTGTCTCTCACATAAAGAAATTTTCAAATGACTATGAGTATTTCAGAGTGGTTATGTCAAAGCACGCCGTAACCCCATTCAAAGGTATAGATGTACTACTTGATTCATTTGCTGATACTTTGATGGATGATATTAGTATATTCACCGAAAACGACTCACTCAAAGAGGACATTAATTTCATCTTTTCAGAATTTGAAAAGATCAAGAAAAGCAGTAATTACGCCGACCTGGTCGAAAAAATATCAAATGGCATCTTCACAATATCGGACAACGTAAAGGATCCAACTCTGGCTCTAAGCGCTATAGATTCCCTAAGCTGGATGCTCGAAATCACATACCCGGCTGCGAATAAATTAAAGCCAAAAAGTTCATTCATTCCCCAAAAACCTAAAGAAATGGTAGTAGTGGAAAACATTGTTCCAATACCGAAATTAGAAGTCAAACAAGGTAAAGCAACCCTTAGTAGAAATCTCGAAGAGTGGAAAGATGCTGAGACAAGCGGTCAATTCCTTATGTACGATACCGGCCAGAGAGCGGATGTATCAAGTTATGCTAAGATCATGTACGATGATGAAAACCTGTACGTGCTTTTTGTTTGTAAAGAACCTGATTTTAGCTCAGTTAAAGTTGTTTCTGGTCCACGCGACACCCGCACTTACTTGGGGGATTCTGTAGAAGTGTTCATTCTCAAGGACGAAAGAACTAATTCCTACTACCACTTTGTCGTTGGTTTCGACGGTACCATCTATGACGAACTGGGATACGATAGTAAATGGAACGGTGATATTGTGGCAACAACTTGGAGAGAAATTGATGCGTGGTATGTGGAAATAAAAATTAACATGAATTATTTGGGAATTTCTTTGAAAGATACTTCCGAACTAAAGGCAAACTTCTGCAGAAACCGCTGGAAAGGCAATATTCCCTTTTATTATACTTGGAGTGTTACTTATGGTTCATTCCACACACCTGAAAGATTTGGGAAACTTATATTTCAAAGAAAGTAA
- a CDS encoding FAD-dependent oxidoreductase, with the protein MTLEYDVTVFGAGLAGVSAAVTAQRLGKKVILIEQSSVVGGNATAGLVNPFMRFWLDNQLLCGDFFEELITDLRKRDGIIENCFDSEVLRLVLMEKLQSVDILFRAIPISVRDSKDEKSGLKRIEKVVVKTALGNEYEIHSKLFVDATGDGSFSYLAGCSYDSGDETTHENQGTTLMFTLANVDFEKVREYVRREPENFFKWVSPNSKVLSVGGYFKEVRKAKEDGLNYPVDYFFFNQLPGTGRVTVNTTHVWVKTTDDFEISKALKDLHKQVETVYTFAKRYVPGFENCYVEKIATYLGVRESRRIRGLYTFSEDDVIRKSRFEDGVVKAVYGIDVHKKIQTSNSKNTSEVPRYEDYYEIPLRSLISKDFVNLGIVGRNFSGTFLGQSAARIMATCTDMGEAIGRAAGMVNTSFHEIVRSRMLDNEKGRGSE; encoded by the coding sequence ATGACACTTGAATATGATGTTACCGTGTTTGGTGCAGGCCTCGCAGGTGTAAGTGCAGCAGTAACGGCTCAGCGACTTGGGAAAAAGGTAATCTTAATCGAACAAAGCTCAGTCGTTGGTGGCAATGCAACTGCAGGACTTGTTAATCCATTCATGAGGTTCTGGCTTGATAACCAGTTGCTGTGTGGAGATTTCTTCGAAGAGTTAATTACAGATCTAAGAAAACGAGATGGAATAATCGAAAATTGTTTTGACTCTGAGGTACTGCGATTAGTATTGATGGAAAAACTGCAAAGTGTGGATATCCTTTTCAGAGCGATACCTATATCGGTAAGAGACAGCAAGGATGAAAAGTCCGGACTAAAAAGAATTGAAAAAGTTGTGGTTAAAACAGCGTTAGGAAACGAGTATGAAATTCATTCTAAGCTTTTTGTTGATGCGACAGGTGATGGTAGTTTTTCTTACCTTGCAGGCTGTTCATACGATTCTGGAGATGAGACAACACATGAAAACCAAGGGACAACTCTCATGTTCACATTAGCGAACGTAGACTTTGAGAAAGTACGTGAATATGTGAGAAGAGAGCCCGAAAACTTTTTCAAATGGGTTTCACCAAACTCGAAAGTTTTGTCCGTAGGAGGATACTTTAAGGAGGTGAGAAAAGCAAAGGAAGATGGACTCAACTATCCGGTTGACTATTTCTTCTTCAACCAACTACCTGGAACTGGTAGAGTAACAGTTAACACGACTCACGTATGGGTCAAAACAACTGATGATTTTGAAATCTCGAAAGCACTAAAGGATCTTCACAAACAGGTTGAAACAGTGTACACATTTGCAAAAAGATATGTGCCCGGATTTGAAAACTGTTACGTTGAAAAGATAGCCACTTATCTTGGCGTCAGGGAGAGTCGCCGTATTCGGGGTTTATATACCTTCTCCGAAGACGATGTTATTAGAAAAAGCAGATTTGAGGATGGGGTTGTTAAAGCTGTTTATGGCATCGATGTTCACAAAAAGATTCAAACCAGCAACTCAAAAAACACCTCTGAAGTTCCCAGATACGAAGACTATTACGAGATACCATTAAGATCACTGATTTCCAAAGATTTCGTGAACCTGGGTATAGTTGGTCGAAATTTCTCGGGAACATTTTTAGGTCAATCCGCAGCTCGAATAATGGCAACATGCACGGACATGGGTGAAGCAATCGGACGTGCGGCTGGTATGGTAAATACTAGTTTTCATGAAATTGTAAGGTCAAGAATGCTAGACAATGAAAAAGGGAGGGGTTCGGAATGA